One Stenotrophomonas maltophilia R551-3 genomic window, GGCGCGCAGGGTGCCGGCCAGGAAGAACGGCGAATACATGTCCGGCATCTCGATCGGGCGCGGCAGCACTACGTGCACGATCTGGTTCGGCGGTGGCGGCGGCACATGGATGCAGGCGCCGTAGTACGGCACGAACAGGAATTCGGTCAGCCGCCCGTCCTGCGCGTTGGCCAGCGGCACCACGTAACCCGGCAAGCGCACCGGCCGCTGCAGTACGGTGTCCACGGTGCGGAACGTACCGAACTGCGGCATGCGCCGGTTGCCGTTGTGCTCGACCTCCGGGCCCTCGCCGCGCTCCAGCGCCGCCAGTTCTTCCTTCGGCATCATCTGCAACCAGTCCAGTTCCTGTTCCTCGGCAGCTGCCGGGGCATCGCGATCGACCACCGGTGACGGTGGCAGCGCCTGCACGCCGGTATCGACCGGGCGTTCGCAGGCGGTCAGCACCAGCAACATTGGCAACAGCGGCAACCAGCGCATGCTCAGCCCCCGGGTGACAGGCCATCGGCCAGCGTGCGCCGATAGGCCAGCAGCGCCGGTACCAGGCCGGCCACCGCGCTGATCGCCAGCACACCTGCGACCCACGCCAGTTCGCGGCCATGCGGCCAGATGTGGGTGATCGACAGGCCAAAGTTGGCCAGCGCCCAGCCACGCCCAGCCAGGCTGGCCACCACCAGTGCGGCCAGTGCGAGCACGCAGGCAAGCGCGCTGGTCGCCACTGCCTCCACCACCAGCAGGCTGGCGATATAGCCCGGGCGTGCACCGATGGCACGCAGCACCGCCATCTCGCGCCGGCGCTCCTGCAGGGTCGAGACCAGCAGCGCCACCAGCGAGACCATGCCCAGCAGCACCACCATCGCACTGATCAGCTGCAGTGCCCGCTCGGCGGTGCCCAGTGATTGCCACAGCTGCTGCAGGGTCACGCCGGGCAGGATCGCCAGCATCGCCTCATCCGGATACTCGTTGATCCTGCGCTGTACCGAGAACGTGGCGATGCGCGAGTTCAGGCCGAGCATGAAGGCGGTGATGCTGGTCGGGGTCAGGTCCAGATGGCGCGCCTGCTCGGCGCTGACACTCTGGCTGCGCAGCTGCACGCCGGAGCGCCAGTCGACATGGATCGCCTCGATGGCCGGCAGCGAGACCAGCACCGACGAATCGACCGGCGTGCCGGTGCGCTGCAGGATGCCAGCCACACGGAACGGCTTGTCGGCATGCGTTGCCAGCGTGACCGCGCCGGTGCCGTGGGCCAGCACGATCTCGTCGCCGAGGCCGACCTTCTGCGCGTGCGCCACCTCTGCGCCGATCACGGCGTCGTACAGATCGTCGAACGGCCGCCCCTGTGCAAACGCCAGCGCATGTCCCGCTCCGTAGCGGTAGTGCTCGAAGTAGCCGCCACTGGTGCCGACCACCCGGTAGCCGCGCCACGAATCGCCCAGCGACAGTGGCACCGCCCACTTCACCTGCGGCAGCGAGGACAGCTCCTGGTAGGACTGCCAGGACACGTTGTTGGTCGGGTCGCCGATGTGGAACACCGAATACAGCAGCAGGTTCACCGGCCCGGAGCGGGCACCGACGATCAGGTCCGTGCCTGAAACGGTGCTGGCGAAACCTTCATGCGCCTGCGTGCGCACGCGCTCAACACCGAGCAGCAGCACCACGCTGAGGGTGATCACCAGCACGGTGAGACTGACGCTCAATGCGCGGCTGCGCAGGCTGGCCCAGGCAAGTTCAAGCATGGGTGCCACCTGCGTGATTGATCTGCGACAACGCGATGGTGCGGTCGAACAAGGGCTGCAGGCTTTCATCGTGGCTGACCACCAGAACCGTGGTACCGGCGGCCCGGCACTGTGCGGACATCAGCTGCAGGAAGGCGGTCGCGGCTTGGCGATCCAGCGCCGAGGTCGGCTCGTCAGCCAGCAGTACTGCGGGGCGGCCGATCAGGGCGCGTGCGGCGGCCACGCGTTGTTGCTGGCCGACACTCAGGGTACCGGCCGCACGCTTGGACAGCGCCGGGTCCAGCTGCAGCGCTTCCAGCAGGCGCAGGATCTCGTCGTCCAGCGGCCCGCTGATGCGCTCACTGCGCACCGGAGAAAAGCGCAGGCCAAGCGCGATGTTGTCGCGCACGCTGAGGAACGGCAGCAGGTTGAACTGCTGGAAGATCACGCCCAGGTGATCGGCACGGAAGCGATCGCGCGCGGCACCCCGCATCATCTGCAGCGCGTGACCCGCCACTTCGACGCGCCCCCTGCCGGGTAGCAGGACGCCGGCCAGCAGGCCGAGCAAGGTGCTCTTGCCGCCACCGCTCACTCCACGCAACAGCACGCTGCTGCCCTGCTCTATCAGCAGCTGCGGGATATCCAGCACCAGGCGTGTTGCGTAGCCGAACTGCACATCCTCCAGGGCGATCACCGCTGGCGTGCTCACGGCGCCAGCACCACGCGCAGGTTGTCGGCACTCAGCACGCTGCGGTCCTGGCCGTTGGCCGTCGCACTGTTGACGATGACTTCGTGCAACCCGGGGAACAGCACCGGCAGGCGCACGACCAGGGCGCGCAATGCACTCGGATTCGTGCAGCGATACTGCAGGTTGGCACTGAAACCGGCGTGGCGATGCTGCCCGGCCGCTGGCGCAGCGGCGGTCGCAGCGAAGCCTTCGGCACTGGCGTCACTGCTGGCCAGGCGGCAGTTGGCGGCGGTGGGCAGGGTGACCCAGCTGCCGCCCTTCAGCAATGCCGTGGCGCGCGACAGTGCCGCCTGCTCGGTCGCGTTGGCGGGCGGTCGCTCGAAATCAAGAATGCCGATGCCCGGCGCCTGCAGGGCGAACTCCAGCGTTCCCTGGTCGAGAGCGAGATCAACAGTGGCCTGGCCGTGCACGTGTGGCGCGTGCTGGCGGACATCGTGTGCCTGGGCCGCGTTGGCAGCCAGCAGCAGGAAAAGAGCAGCAGGAAGCTTCATGGGGGAGACTCCAATTGTTACTATGTAACATAATGGACCACATCCCCCCGACCCCCGCAAGGGCTCTGGCCCAGCCGCCAACTTCGGCACGCTGGCATCCCCGTTTCGATCTGGCCGGCGCCTGGCTGTCGCTGGCCTGCGCCGCCCATTGCATCGCCCTCCCGCTGCTGCTGGCCTTCGTGCCGGCGGCAATGATGGCGCTTCGCTCGTTCCAGCACCCCGGCCACGGCGTGATGACGCTGCTGTTGATGATGTCGCGCTGGGAATGGTTGTTCGCATTGATGGCCTCGACGCTGGCGCTGGCCAGTACCACGGCCGGGCTGTACCGGCATGGGCGCTGGCTGCCGGTGCGGCTGGCCGTGGTTGGCGCGATCCTGCTGGTGTCGGCGTCGCTGTACCTGCCGTTGAAGGAATCGCTGCTCTGGCATGGCGTGGCCACCGCCTGCGGTGGCGTGCTGCTTGCATGCGCGCACATCGGCAACCGGCGGGCATTGCACCAGCACCGGTAGCGTTCCGAAGATGCCGGCCAGCGGCCGGCACTACCGTTTCGTTGGAAGCGCGGGCCGTCTGCGCCGCACCACCGCCGGTAGCGCCGGCCGCTGGCCGGCGCACGGCCCGCCTCCTCAGAAGCGGTAACCCACTTCCGCGCCGAAGATGCGCGGGCTGTCGACCGGTCCGTAGTAGTTGCCGTCGCGGCCGAAGGCCAGGTTGTCGAAGATCAGGCCGTTGATGCGGCGCTTGTTGGTCAGGTTCTGCACAAACACCCGCGCGCTCCACGGCCCGGTCTCGTAGCCCAGCTGAGCGCCGAGCACGGCCACTGCGGGCTGGAACGCGCGGTTGCGTTCATCCAGTGCACTGGAGCCGGTGAACTGCGATTCCAGCCGTGCATAGATGCCCGAGTCGAACTGATAGCGCGCCGCCAGATAGCCAGTGTAATGAGGGGTCAGCTTGACCCGCTTGCCATCCAGGTTCTGGTCCACGCTGACCCACAGCTTGGTGTACTTCGCATCGACGTAGCCCACATTCGCCATCAGGGTGAAGCCCGGCAGCACTTCAAACACGCCCTCCAGCTCGGCACCGCGGGAACGGATCGAGGCATCCGAACCTACGTAGTCCGACGAGATCGGGCGGCCGTTGGCATCGGTGGCCACCTGGATCTCCTGCCAGTTGTCCGAGGTGATGTGGAACAGCGCGCCGCCGATGTGGCCACGACCGCCGGCCAGGTTCATCTTGAAGCCCAGCTCATGGCTCCACATGCGTTCAGACTCGTAGCGCAGCACCTTGTCGTTGACCACATCGCTCTGCGCCGCAGCCAGATTGAAGCCACCCGGAATGTAGCCCTTGGCCGAGGCCGCGTAGAAGGACAGGTCGTCAGTGGCGTCGTAGCGCAGCGACACCCGCGGCAGCGTGGCCGAGAAGGTATGTGCCAGCGCGGCATCGCGGTACAGCACACGGCCACCGGCGCCCAGATCCAGCGCACCGGCACGCTGTTCGGTGGCGCGCCGTGCCTGCTCATGGCGCAGGCCGGCGCTGGCCGTCAGCTTCGGCACCGCCGGGAAGGTATAGCTGGCGGTGGCGAAGACGCTGTAGTCCTCGCCCTTGGAGGTCTGCCGCGGTGCCAGGTTGTAGCTGTCCAGCCCGTGCAGCGCCGGGCCGACGAAGGTGCCGAGGATCGAATCCTTGCTGTTGCGGTAGGTCGACACACCGGCCATCCAGGTCAACGCCTGGTCGCTGAGCGAGCTGAAGCGCGCCTCGGCCGTCCATTCCTTCTTCCTGTCGTAGATGCGACCGGCCAATGCCGGGCTGTTGGTCATGTCGAAGTCGTAGCCGGCCGAGGTCACCTCCTCGTCCCGCCAGGAAGCGGCCACGTCCAGCGTGCCGGCCTGCAGCTGCCATTGCGCACTGAGGCCGGCCACCGTTTCGTCCTTTTCGGTGCGCTTGGGCGCGTCGTTGATGTAGGTGAAGTCACCGGCACGGCGGCCGCCATTGAGCGATGTGCCGTAGGTGCGGTTGTAGAGGCCGGTATCCAGCGGCAGGTATTCATACTCGAACATGCCCGGCGCGCGGGTGCGCAGGTGATAGGCCAGCGCGTTCACCGAAACGTAGTCGCTCGGCCGCCAGCGCAGCTTGCCCTGGAGGTAGCCTTCGCCGACCTTGCCGCGCGCACCGGAAGGCGTGAGGTTCTTCAGGTAGGCGTCCTCATCGGAACCCATGAACGCCACCGAGCCGGACAGGCTGCCGTCCCGGCTCAGTGGCCCGGCGAGGAAGCCATCGATGGCGGTGCCGTTGCCGTTGCCGAACCAGGTGCTGCGCAGGTTGACCTCGCCTTCGCGCTTGTCCGCAGGACCACGCGTACGCACCAGCACCAGGCCGGATTCGCTGTTGGCGCCATACAACGTGCCCTGCGGACCGCGCAGCACCTCCACCGACTCGACCTGGTTGAGCACGGCATTGCTCAGTTCGCGGAACGGAATGCCGTCGATGTAGACCGAGGCACGATTGACCAGGAATGGATTGGACTCGATGCCGCGGATCGAGATGAACATGTTGCTGAGCTGGCCCATCGCATTGAACTTGACGTTCGGCGCGAGCTTGTCGAGGTCACGGAACTCGGTGACGCCCGCTTCTTTCAGGGCCTGCCTGTCGAGCACCGTCACCGACAGATCGCTCTTCAGGTAAGGGGTATCGCGCTTGGAACCGGTGACGCGGACACCGTCGAGCGTGGCCGGGTCGGCCTGCTGGGCAAGGGCGGGCAAGGCAGGAACGAGCAGGGATGCTGCGATGAGCGCGGCAGCAGGCGTAGACGACTTCAAAGCGGGAACCTCGACGGATGGAGTGGCGGACGCGCGGGCGGCGGCAGCGCGGGACAAGAGTGTTATCCTGTAACATTAGCGTCCTGCCGCCACTCCATTTCCGGCAGCGCCGCTCCATTCCCGGATCCGTGATGCCCGCCCTCGCCGACCAGTTGCTGCAGGAAACCCGGTCGCAGGCCCCTGCTGCCTACGCCAGCGATGACGGTGCGGTGGTGCTGCTGCGCCATCGTTTCGACGCCAGCGAAGGCGAGATGGGCCATCCGCACCAGCTTCGCCTGGGCCTGGCCGTGGACGGCGGCGGACGGCTGCAGCAACGCACCCTCAACGGCCTGCTGCAGGCGCCGTGGCGGCCCGGCCAGTTCAACCTGGTGCTGCCGGGAGACACCGGCACCTATGCCAGCCCCGCGGTCGATCTGCTCGGCATCGCCATCGATACCCGCCTGCATCCGCAGGATCCGCAGCGGTTGCAACACCTGCAGCCGCTGGCGGCGCGGCTGCACCACGACCCGGTGATCACTTCGGTACTGCAGGCGTTGTGGTGCAGCGCGCAGGCCGATGTTTGCCTGCCCGGCTTCCTCGAGCATGGCGCCCAGGTCCTGCTGCATCGCCTGGGTCAGCTTGCCGGACTTCCCTGCAGGGAACGCGGCAGGGACACGGCACTGTCCACGCGGCGACTGCAGCAGCTGGAGGCTTACATCGATGCACAGCATGGCCAGCCTCTTGAAGTCGCACAGTTGGCCGCTGCGGTGCAGATGGACCCGTCCACGTTCGGTCGTGCGCTGCGCGCCGCCACCGGCCTGCCACCCTATGCGTTCCTGACCCGACGCCGCATGCAATGGGCGCGCGGGGCACTGGCCCAGGGATGCAGCGTCACCGAGGTTGCGCTGGCCAGTGGCTACGCCAATCCCAGCAAGTTCAGCGCGGCCTTCCGGCGTGTGGTCGGTTGTTCGCCGTCAGCCTGGATCGCGCAGTCGCGGGCCCGGTAGCGCCGGCTGCGGGCCGGCAGCCAACATTACAGACCGGTAATG contains:
- a CDS encoding ZrgA family zinc uptake protein codes for the protein MKLPAALFLLLAANAAQAHDVRQHAPHVHGQATVDLALDQGTLEFALQAPGIGILDFERPPANATEQAALSRATALLKGGSWVTLPTAANCRLASSDASAEGFAATAAAPAAGQHRHAGFSANLQYRCTNPSALRALVVRLPVLFPGLHEVIVNSATANGQDRSVLSADNLRVVLAP
- a CDS encoding TonB-dependent receptor translates to MPALAQQADPATLDGVRVTGSKRDTPYLKSDLSVTVLDRQALKEAGVTEFRDLDKLAPNVKFNAMGQLSNMFISIRGIESNPFLVNRASVYIDGIPFRELSNAVLNQVESVEVLRGPQGTLYGANSESGLVLVRTRGPADKREGEVNLRSTWFGNGNGTAIDGFLAGPLSRDGSLSGSVAFMGSDEDAYLKNLTPSGARGKVGEGYLQGKLRWRPSDYVSVNALAYHLRTRAPGMFEYEYLPLDTGLYNRTYGTSLNGGRRAGDFTYINDAPKRTEKDETVAGLSAQWQLQAGTLDVAASWRDEEVTSAGYDFDMTNSPALAGRIYDRKKEWTAEARFSSLSDQALTWMAGVSTYRNSKDSILGTFVGPALHGLDSYNLAPRQTSKGEDYSVFATASYTFPAVPKLTASAGLRHEQARRATEQRAGALDLGAGGRVLYRDAALAHTFSATLPRVSLRYDATDDLSFYAASAKGYIPGGFNLAAAQSDVVNDKVLRYESERMWSHELGFKMNLAGGRGHIGGALFHITSDNWQEIQVATDANGRPISSDYVGSDASIRSRGAELEGVFEVLPGFTLMANVGYVDAKYTKLWVSVDQNLDGKRVKLTPHYTGYLAARYQFDSGIYARLESQFTGSSALDERNRAFQPAVAVLGAQLGYETGPWSARVFVQNLTNKRRINGLIFDNLAFGRDGNYYGPVDSPRIFGAEVGYRF
- a CDS encoding ABC transporter permease — its product is MLELAWASLRSRALSVSLTVLVITLSVVLLLGVERVRTQAHEGFASTVSGTDLIVGARSGPVNLLLYSVFHIGDPTNNVSWQSYQELSSLPQVKWAVPLSLGDSWRGYRVVGTSGGYFEHYRYGAGHALAFAQGRPFDDLYDAVIGAEVAHAQKVGLGDEIVLAHGTGAVTLATHADKPFRVAGILQRTGTPVDSSVLVSLPAIEAIHVDWRSGVQLRSQSVSAEQARHLDLTPTSITAFMLGLNSRIATFSVQRRINEYPDEAMLAILPGVTLQQLWQSLGTAERALQLISAMVVLLGMVSLVALLVSTLQERRREMAVLRAIGARPGYIASLLVVEAVATSALACVLALAALVVASLAGRGWALANFGLSITHIWPHGRELAWVAGVLAISAVAGLVPALLAYRRTLADGLSPGG
- a CDS encoding ATP-binding cassette domain-containing protein — its product is MSTPAVIALEDVQFGYATRLVLDIPQLLIEQGSSVLLRGVSGGGKSTLLGLLAGVLLPGRGRVEVAGHALQMMRGAARDRFRADHLGVIFQQFNLLPFLSVRDNIALGLRFSPVRSERISGPLDDEILRLLEALQLDPALSKRAAGTLSVGQQQRVAAARALIGRPAVLLADEPTSALDRQAATAFLQLMSAQCRAAGTTVLVVSHDESLQPLFDRTIALSQINHAGGTHA
- a CDS encoding DUF3299 domain-containing protein, whose amino-acid sequence is MRWLPLLPMLLVLTACERPVDTGVQALPPSPVVDRDAPAAAEEQELDWLQMMPKEELAALERGEGPEVEHNGNRRMPQFGTFRTVDTVLQRPVRLPGYVVPLANAQDGRLTEFLFVPYYGACIHVPPPPPNQIVHVVLPRPIEMPDMYSPFFLAGTLRAERLDDDLAGSAYTMRDAQLRPYEP
- a CDS encoding helix-turn-helix domain-containing protein is translated as MPALADQLLQETRSQAPAAYASDDGAVVLLRHRFDASEGEMGHPHQLRLGLAVDGGGRLQQRTLNGLLQAPWRPGQFNLVLPGDTGTYASPAVDLLGIAIDTRLHPQDPQRLQHLQPLAARLHHDPVITSVLQALWCSAQADVCLPGFLEHGAQVLLHRLGQLAGLPCRERGRDTALSTRRLQQLEAYIDAQHGQPLEVAQLAAAVQMDPSTFGRALRAATGLPPYAFLTRRRMQWARGALAQGCSVTEVALASGYANPSKFSAAFRRVVGCSPSAWIAQSRAR
- a CDS encoding MerC domain-containing protein, yielding MDHIPPTPARALAQPPTSARWHPRFDLAGAWLSLACAAHCIALPLLLAFVPAAMMALRSFQHPGHGVMTLLLMMSRWEWLFALMASTLALASTTAGLYRHGRWLPVRLAVVGAILLVSASLYLPLKESLLWHGVATACGGVLLACAHIGNRRALHQHR